A region of the Allorhizobium pseudoryzae genome:
CAAGGCGCTGATGGAGCGCAACACCTCCGTCGATTGGGAAGCCGTTGAGGACGTGATCTTCGGCTGCGCTAACCAAGCCGGCGAAGACAACCGCAACGTCGCCCGCATGTCGTCGCTGCTGGCCGGCCTGCCGGTCTCCGTCACCGGCACCACCATCAACCGCCTGTGTGGTTCGGGCATGGATGCCGTCATCACCGCGGCCCGCGCGATCAAGGCCGGCGAAGCCGAACTGATGATTGCCGGTGGCGTGGAAAGCATGAGCCGCGCGCCCTTCGTCATGCCGAAGGCGGAAACCGCCTTCTCCCGCAATGCCGAGATTTACGACACCACGATCGGCTGGCGCTTCGTCAACCCGCTGATGAGGAAGCAGTACGGCGTCGATTCCATGCCTGAAACCGGCGACAACGTGGCGATCGATTTCAAGATCAGCCGCGAGGACCAGGATGCCTTTGCCGTGCGCAGCCAGGCGAAGGCCGCTGAAGCCCAGGCGAACGGCCGGCTGGCGAAGGAAATCACCGCCGTGACCGTACCTCAGCGCAAGGGCGATCCGGTGATCGTCGATCGCGACGAGCATCCGCGCGCCACCTCCGTCGAGGCGCTTGCCAAGCTGAAGCCGGTCAACCGAATGGAGGGCGCCACCGTCACCGCTGGCAATGCGTCTGGCGTCAACGACGGGGCCGCAGCTCTCATCATCGCTTCGGAAGCGGCAGCCAGGAGGTATGGCCTCACCCCCATCGCCCGCGTGCTGGGCGGTGCGACGGCGGGCGTTCCGCCGCGCATCATGGGCATTGGCCCGGCGCCGGCCTCGAAGGCGCTGCTTGCCCGTCTTGGCATGACTGAGGAGCAGTTCGACGTCATCGAGCTGAACGAAGCCTTCGCCTCCCAGGGCATTGCGACGCTGCGCGACCTTGGCATTGCCGATGACGATGCCCGCGTCAACCGCAACGGCGGCGCGATCGCGCTTGGCCATCCGCTCGGCATGTCGGGAGCCCGCATCGCCGGCACGGCAGCGCTCGAGCTCCAGATCAGCGGTGGCCGCTATTCGCTCTCGACCATGTGCATCGGCGTCGGCCAGGGCATCGCGATCGCGCTGGAACGCGTCTGATCACCCGTTGTTCGGCGCGGCATCTGTCGCGCCGACTTCCCCTTC
Encoded here:
- the pcaF gene encoding 3-oxoadipyl-CoA thiolase; its protein translation is MTDAFICDYIRTPIGRFGGSLSSVRADDLGAVPLKALMERNTSVDWEAVEDVIFGCANQAGEDNRNVARMSSLLAGLPVSVTGTTINRLCGSGMDAVITAARAIKAGEAELMIAGGVESMSRAPFVMPKAETAFSRNAEIYDTTIGWRFVNPLMRKQYGVDSMPETGDNVAIDFKISREDQDAFAVRSQAKAAEAQANGRLAKEITAVTVPQRKGDPVIVDRDEHPRATSVEALAKLKPVNRMEGATVTAGNASGVNDGAAALIIASEAAARRYGLTPIARVLGGATAGVPPRIMGIGPAPASKALLARLGMTEEQFDVIELNEAFASQGIATLRDLGIADDDARVNRNGGAIALGHPLGMSGARIAGTAALELQISGGRYSLSTMCIGVGQGIAIALERV